Genomic segment of Mercurialis annua linkage group LG6, ddMerAnnu1.2, whole genome shotgun sequence:
tttaaacatgaCAGTTTTTTTAGCATTCAAATTAAAGATTTAAagtgttttaataataattaatgtcaTTGAAATggctttaattatttaagaaaaagtaattttaatattttattttaaggcataattcttttttatttttttaaaatttaaaaagaaatctcTAAATTAACATGTATGACATTGTATGTAGCTATTCTTATCCTCCTCATGTCAATCCCACTAGTCTCTTATTTATTCTCATTTGATCACGACGACATAGGAACACGTTCAAATAGAAAAACTCACGTTGGATTTAAAGATAATCAAACTCGAATTGATGATTGTATTTCCATaatcttttaatctttttatcactatataattttatacaatatgaaattttaataataaaactatattgattaaataaaattaaataatgtcaaaatcgaaattatatatatgtgtatatatatatataaaaattaataataatacatGTATATACATCAGATTCCCATGAAGACGGGGATGAAGATCCTTATAGAATTGGAACTACACTCTTCATAAATGAAGAgtgaaatttttcttttttcgaaTGAAGCTAATTAATAAGATTTTTCGTCTCATTCAAGGCGGATTCTCATGGAGCACGGAAAGTCTCCTTACTATTGCCATCTCTAGTCTAAAATAACTAAtctatatatactatataaaaaGTATGGACGGGGGACAAATACATTTACAATAATgttcttaaaaataattaaatataattagtatTAGCATCTCCTACTATATTGcaatattttcttaaaaaactaactaatgtttaatttgaaaaaggaataaaaaatttatgtctGACATTGgcaaattaaaagttcatgttgAATATGCAAAAGATGCTAAAGATAGTGATTTTTTGTGAAATTAAACCTAAGATAATCAAGTTCTTTTGACTTTGAGAACTCTAATACATCAAATTTTCAGTCTAAAAAACCTATAATAAGTTAtagaaattattattcattGAATTATTTCATATATCATATTCaaattgacaaacgttacaaatttaataaaaattatagttatttattaaattatattaatagataatcttttatagtttaaaatttagtaaaaattacaaatatattaATAGGTAAtcctaaatattattttcatacaaaaatagacaatattaaatttacacaaggattaaaaaataattgttaaattagTAATGTTTTTATGAACTTTTAATCACACTCTTTATTtacttatatataaattatatcagtaattttttttttaataattgagaaAGGAAGGACGTTTGTGGGAaaaaattgaacccacgacctttgCAGTGTCTAACAAACACTCTAACTGAGTTTATGTtgattaacaataaaataaattaatataattgcaatgaatttaattaatacataaattgacgagtcacatTACGAGTCATGTGCGTAGCACGAACGTAATGTGAAACTAGTATATTAAAAGTACAtatgatataaaataaaagaattataatatatttagtttaatagATATATTAGTTTTGATATACCTAAACTAAAGATTatgtattatttttcatttcagcGCAAGTATTtctttaatcaaaaaattagttataattggtgttttgaaataaaatagtatttggcaaaaaaaaaatagtagaaCAAAATCTAATAATGGGAGCcaataaatagaaaaaaggAAAGGGGCATTCCGAGAATTGAACTCGGGACCTCTTGCACCCTAAGCAAGAATCATGCCACTAGACCAAATGCCCTTGTTGTCCATGCTCTCCAAATTACATAAACTAAATAATAAAGATAGCCGTTTTTCATTTCCCTCCAAAGTTTTGTACTCCGATGGCTGCAAATTACAGTTCAAAAACTCGGTGATTCGGTCATTTATAGTTTAGAAAATATAAACGCTTAATCTACCATGGATGATTACAGCAACGACAGCACTGATACCCAAGTCCTCTATTTCCACTCTCAGTCACCGCCACCTGGTATGAGCttcttttcttttatcattTCTTTTGATCACAAACCCTTGAATTTTGggtttaatttgctattttATGGTGTTTTAAGAGAGTGaagttttgtttgttttttgaaattaattattggTTTTTGATTTTACAGAATTAGGTTATGAAAAGATGAATGGTACTGATCAAATGGTGGAAGATACTGAACCCTTGGACGATGCCGTTTCACTCGATGATTCCTCCGATGGAACACCACTGGTGACCCTTGATTTTGACTCCCAGGTAGTGGAGGATTCTGAATGTGCAGAGGACGGTCTCCGGCCGCTCGAAATAACCGAGTATGACAAGGAAGTTGTCCTCGACAGTGAAGATGAAGGGAACTCTGTGCAACAGTGTGGCACAGGTTAGTAGTGTtgcaataattaataattttatctgCGAAAATTTTGGGTTGTTTTGCATTAATTTTTCTATCATTTTATGACTAATGTATGATGTTTGATGAACTGGGGATTGAAGAAGCTTTGATTGTTGATGAAAGTCCGAATGTGGGAAGGGATTATTCTCGGAAGGTAGCTCGTGATCAGGAGTTTACAGAGTTGAATTACACTGGCTCTCAAGAACCTAGAGAGTCTTCTCAAGCTAATGCGCTTGAGTTTGTCGATAACTACCTTTTACTTAACAATGTAGACTCTTTTCGGGGGACTACACCTATAAATATTGTCAGGAAGAAAGTGTCTCCTGTCTCGAGAATTAAGGGCTGTCAAAGTTTGGCTAAACAACTTAAAACCAGGTCTTCAGGTGGGGAAAACGGAGCTTTTAATTGGGTTGATAATGATTATTGCGGAGGAATTGATTTCCTGAGTAAGAAAGTGGCAGTTTCACCCAGTTTAGATTTAAGGCCTGCAGTTGACAGCAGAAAAGAGATGAGCAGATATAACCTAGCATCTGAATTGAATGTTGAGAATGACTCTGTCAAAAACTCGAATGAAGTGTTGAACAAAATCCAATTGGGGAAGGATTCAGATGCTTATAGCATTGAAGAAAGTGCATCACATGTTTTTGATGTTGGTTTTGGTACTCAAATGGCAGCTGAAGCTATGGCAGCCTTATCACATAGTTGCAATTGTACTAATAATGTTTGTGAATGTTTTCAGAACCCTTCACAAGGTGTGGCAAAGAGTGAAATTGGTTTAAAAAACTCTTGCCTTCAGAAGGGTATGTTTTCTGATTTGGAAGACATCAAAGAAATGTCAAAGCAAAGAGAGAGTTATGCTTATGCCAATTCATCTTGGGGATACTCTAGTTATCTAGAGTTAGATACTGAATTTGAAATaccaacaaaaagaaaaaggagcAATATTTCGGCTAAGAGGTTGAATAATGAATTTTCAGCAGGAATACCTGTCAACAAAATAAAGGAAGATGTTACAGGAAAATTGAACAAAAAGGAAGGTGAAGCTGGTTCAGTTAAGTTAGGGGAAACTATCAATGATACTGTGAAGAGCGGTATAATTACATACAAAAGAAAGAAACGTTCTCTGTGTGCTAAACCATCACAAGTCTTGAGTGGTAGAGGAAATTGTACAAAAGGGGAGTCATTTGCTCAGTGGAAGACGGGAAGCGAAACTAAAAAAGAGTCAGATAGTCCAGCGAAAAGGAACAATGCTATTATGGAGGGAAGTTTAATTAcgtacaaaagaaaaagaattgtAAGAGTAGATAAAGTGTTGGATGCTGAAGGGAAGCTTACCAAATTGTGCTGCAATAGTCCTGATGTATTGAAAAACAATGAACAGACTCAACAACCCTGTAGCTTAGAGGTACCGTCCTTGGCGAATTCTTTAAATTACAATGGTTGGAGCTTCCGTAAAGGGAAAAGAATGCCTCGCAGGAGACGAATCCACTCAAATGGAGCTAATAACATGTCAACAAATGATGGAATAGAAGGTGAAGAAAAACCATGCTACGAAATTCTGCCCAAATCATCCCTTTCAAAAGAGCTTCTAAGACTAGGCATCCCAGATTCAAAACCCGGCTTGAAGTTCAAAGACTtgagaaagaaaatgaataCATCAGATGTGAAAGTTCTATTTAGCCAGCATTTGGATGATGATATCATCAGGCAGCAGAAGAAGGTTTTTCTTCTGTTATGTTTATAACTTAATATTGTTTTCCTATCCTTCTCATCAGTAGCATGATCACATAAAATTCATATACGTGTTCTCCATATATGTGTACCAGATCATAGCGCGGTTGGGCATTGCAATTGCATCATGTTCAATGGATGCTACACATTTCATAGCAGACCATTTTGTTCGAACAAGGAATATGTTGGAAGCTATTGCTCTTGGTAAACCAGTGGTGACTCATTTATGGCTTGAGAGCTGTGGGCAAGCAAGCTGCCTAATTGATGAGAAAAACTTTATCCTGAGAGATGccaagaaagaaaagaaacttGGTTTCAGTATGGCAGCCTCACTGGCTCGTGCAACCCACCATTCTCTTCTGAAGGTGAGTACTACTTCATTTTCTTTTGATATCCACGGTATCATGTTGTTGGAATTATAAACATCCGATCCATTTGCAGGGTATGAGTGTCTTAATTACCCCTAATGTAAAACCCGATGAAGGTATGATTGCTAGCTTGGTTAAGGCAGTTCATGGCCAGGTATGCATATTGTCCTACCCTACCTTTTCAGATTAGAAGCTTCTGAAGTAACTATATCTATACTAATGGTCGTTTGTGAGAAATTGCTCTTCAGGTAATGGAAAATTGTCAAATGTCTGGCCAGAAAATCCCAGATGATTTATTGATCCTTTCATGTGAAGAAGATTATGCTTTGTGTGTGCCTTACATTGATAATGGTATAATAGAATAAAACTTGGTTCATATTAGTGAAAAGTATCTCTCAAATTTGTTAAGCTAATACGGACTAACCCGGCTTGCAGGAGCAGCTGTTTATAGTTCAGAGCTTCTGTTGAATGGCATAGTTATTCAGAAATTAGAATATGAAAGGTCAGGGTTGGCATAGTACCATAATCATAGTAGAGAATCTTATTAATTGACAAGTTTTTTAAGCCTGCCAAATGGGTTGTTCTCTTTCGAAGATTTTTTCCGCTACTTTGCTGATGTTGCCTTTTGATGATTGATGGACAGGCATCGACTTTTCACAAATCAAGCTAAAAGAAACAAGCGCTCCAGCACAAGGTGAAGAAGATATGATCATTTGCTAGTCTTACACTTTTTGCTCAAAGTCGTATATATGCGTACCATGGGGAGACAAAGCAGGGGCTGTTTTTTTGTTGTAAAAAGCCATAGGATTAATGGTCACCAAGTTCTATGGTGATTAAAAGACCCTTTTGCAGACGAAATCATGTCAAACCCTGTCATTTTGTTGCTGAACAAACTGCaatatactaattaattgttcaTAGTTCCTATCTCAGACAATGTCTCATATTGCTATACTTGCGCCAGACAGAAGTTTTGAAGTCATGAAGAACAAATATGGCTTCAAGCACAGAAGATTGTATGACGTCCAGAACTATTCAAGTTTTATTTGTTACTAGTTCTGGGGTTTCATATACATATTGGGCGAGTGGATCAGCctgaatttgaatttgtttacgAGCATGGCTGCCCTCTGCTACTAGTTTACGCCAGTTTCTCATGATGCTAGAAACAAATAGATCATGCGACTCCAGAACAGGTTTATTGATGCATAAGGTGAATGTATTTTAAAGTACCCACACCAGCATTATAGTTCCTACTAAAAGCGAGCCAGCCAAGATTATTAGGAAGTTTGTTCAACCATCCAGCATTGATTATATCATTAAATGGTATAAAAACAGTATTAGTAACTTGACCTCCATAAATTTGATAAGAAACTAAACCACAGGTATATTGCCATGTTACTAAAATATTAATACAAATGGTCTTTGAAAAAAGATTGGAATACACAAAATGATTAATAATTCTAGCAAAGAGACTCAAGTTTAAAGGCTAATAACAGATTTATCATCACCCAAAATCTATTGATGCAACATACCCACAATTACAATGCTGTCCTTGTATGCAATACACCATGGCATCACTTCGGTCAGAATGCATTAGCAGAGAATTTAATCCATCCAAATCAAATGACATTTAAGTTCGGGAAAAAAGCAAGTGCCTCCAGCTAAACCTCGatgtttattctttttttaacaGTATCTTAAGTTGTAAAAAGAATGACAGTTGCACACAAGATTAGCACCACATTGGAACAACTTTAATAGCACAAGATAGGATCTAATTCAGGGGCCGAAATGTTTATGTAGTTGATTTTGCTTTCTTCTCAATGCCTGTAACAAAAGGAAATTGTTAAAGAGGGCATACACAAACCATTCAGCAAGGAAATTATTATAAAAGGGACATTTAAACTAGGATCCAGTGACGTAGAAGTTCTGCAAACACAACTTTCCATTGTACATAAATTCACACCAAAAAAAAAGCTGTCTACTACACAGAAATTCACCATAGATAATCCATTTCTATGAAAACAAAAACTCATTTCTTAATGCTTTCAATACTATAGACATTACCAAAAGGACACGTCCAAATGCTTTAAGTTTCATTATCCTAGAAATAATCAGCATATCAGTACTTATCAGTCATCACATGATCCCAAATACATGTAAAAGGTTTCTTTTATGAGTTCCTTTCTTCATTAGAAACAATGGCAAAGCATACCAATTTGAACAGATCAATGATTAGACTCAGGAGCTTGGTTGTTATTGAAGCTATCATAGCCTCCACTTGAGGGTGGTGTTGGATTAGGTTGATAATTAGGAGCCATGGAGGGGGCACCACTAGAAGGAGGTAGCGCTGTTGTACTTCCAGGAGCAGATGACGGGGGCATCATCATAGGAGGCCTTGGAAGACCATTAAGTTGACCAGGTAAGGAAGGAGTGCCCGGTGGTGCCATCATAGGTGGCATGCCTGGAGCAGAGAAATAACCTACCAACAGGTGAAGAAAATAAATATCACATAATTCCCTCTAACAGAGTAGATCACTATATGATGCGTCACATTAAAGcgacaaataataatttatgataATGAAAGCAATTAAAAAGTGAATTATCAACTACTGAAATTTcacacataaatataaatatgaagcaattaaattgctaatttaTCAACTACTGAATAGTAAAGCCTACAGAAATATAGTTCCATATAACTAAATAACATTAACCCTCTAATTTTCAtttcaaaagaaagaaattaCTTTGTTGATAAAATGCCAGTGCAAAACACATAACAGATAGCAGGACAAAGATTCATTTCTATTAAAGAAATAGAGACTCGTGATGTATAATTTCTACCCGGGGGACCTGGAGGTCGAGGCAGGACAAGAGGCGGCCTAAACCCGGCCATCATCTGCGGATTCCCTGCCATAGGCATCATAGGTGTTGGTAGAACAGGAAGACGCGGCCGTGCCAGAAGATGCTGATTATAAGCAGCTCCAACTTGCTGAAATGCTGCACCGAGATGTTCCTTTATTCTTTGATCAATCAGACTTTGAGTCTGCTGCTCTTCAAACTGCTGATAATAATTTCTCACATTTGCCTAAATAAAACcacaaaaatcaaattcaagCTTCTCAAACAACATTAAAAACACACTAAATTTTTGTAGCAATGAACTGTACCTTGTGCTTGTAACCAGCATTGTGTTGCTTTCTAACAGAGGGCTAAAATTATAAACACACAAAAATATAATCATCAGAAACGTATTGCACTAAAACACAACCAAATTAATAGACAAAATTACGCTTACAGAATCGTGAGTCAAGTAAGTGTCGCAGTAATCACAGTAATACCtacaaattaatcaaattatgaaATGtttagagaaaataaataaataagcaagAGTAATCAGAATTAATAATAACTAATGTGAATTTCAACGAACGTTAATTTCTGTACCTCGGCATGGCTGGTgtcaaaaccctaaaattatGCTAGCGATGAAAATAACGACCAAAATAATGAGGCAAAAGGAAAAGGAAACTTGAACAGTAGAGGTGAATCTGCTGTTGTAGGTGTTATGAAAACAAACACGGCGGAGAAATGAGGTGGCCGGGATCGGCTATCGGCGAGCAGAGAACTGCAGGTTTCTGAAGGGGTTTAGAGTGAGAGCTATCGACGGTTTCGCTTTTGTTTTTAGTTTAGGGGTGTGTTTGGCAAACATAATTAAAACGACGCTGCATCGCTGAATTATAATGAGACAGAAATTTAAACAGCTCCTAAATTTATAATGAGCAATTGATAATAGAACCtggcaaaaaaaattgataatagaataaaaatagggtgtttccataaaaaaaaagcTGTTACTAGTTaattattgatggataccgaatcctactgtaagtataatggagccgagttgcaggagatccactctcaggcgacactggactccccctgaagaccgaaagatatgaaggagatgccgaatctctaagattcggtaacacgctaataaagaccgaatcccgcgTGATCCGCCGAAAGCGCTTTGAGTCCGGGATTCgtgtaaacgactaaatatggaaatcttgtcctatttggacacaaacactacatatggaaggataagctctactttaggaagataagactatttaggaagacgttcctaaataggactcttatcagattaaggtagatcccgacaaatcaggagaatctctacgatacggccgaatccctacaaagtaggattcacctgcctaatacaactctactaggtatattcgactactataaaagcagcacgaggtatgcctagaatcacaattacattcatatactcaaaacgctgctcaaagctctaaactgactttagcatcggagagttaatcggacaaccaccgtccggttaacttctaccctgttttgcaggttcactcaccggttcagaaggcagactccatcaattggcgccgtctgtgggaaaagcttaactaaacttcaaaagaaggagcttttctgaactcaaatacaaatctcattgaagaagatgacttctgaaagagtaaacctgaaagacaaacaaccaatggacccaaaaagcactccggagataatcaacgtgacggaagacgggcttcacaactccggggaaaaaagcaacaccggagggccctctttctcaacaccccagtaccaaactaatccaataaggggaagcatcccaattgctttcaacctaggcactgaagaacaagcaccaaacGCAGCAGCACAAGACTCACACAACGAAATGCTGAAGAAAATACTGGAATCTgtacaggcaaatcttgacagattggctagcgaagccaaaagaacaaacgacaggcacgaagaaactatgaaaatcctaagagaaaacttcagccctacagctcccagaagaagagaaagaacagaaaatgcaaacccaggccgacgagaggcaagggcagaaaacaataaaagcaaggaaccccgaaccagaggaaacggagaaagaaacgaagcaagaaaccagcgagaaaataGAACCAGCGACGAGGAAAGTCCGAACAGAGACAAATCCAACGAAGAATCACCAGagacacccagaaatgagcacaaccaggaggacgccaGGAGCGGTCTGAATTCAAAgagagacgaacgaagggagaaggaaaaagaagacgccccgccAAAGAGTAAGCGACAtgaaagagatgcagggaaagagcaaactaagaaaaagcaccaagaaggagagggcgaatcgtcagagacaccccaaaaaagcaaagccacatatgtggtggaagaagatttggaagaaaagatcgccaaagcgctcaaaaaactaaaatctgaagaattggatatagacgacctcaggctgaaaggatcacccctctcgcccgagatcatggaggaaactatCCCGCACAGCATGAAGTTGCCGATCCTTCCAATcttcaatggggaaggagacccccgagaccatacttctaggttcacagcgaccatggggctactcagcgtatcagacgccattcTTTGCAGGGTTTTCCCCACCACACTCACGGGCAcggcccagagatggtataacaagtTAAAACCAGGatcgatcaaaagcttcgcttcgctctCAACGGAGTTCCTTAatagatatctcacaaacatcccagctaaaaccactacGAGTATCCTGAGAGcctgcatccaagaagaaggagaaaccctgcgaagctacatcgaacgattcaacaagcaagctatgaagatagacaacctgaacgtcgacatggcgacagaagcattgcgagaagggacgcgattcggaaagctggtggacaagttgctagtcaataaacccacaactttctcgaacctaatgggcatagcccagaaatacttcgagttagacgaagggcgaagggcgattcgcggtaaggaagcaaaaggaaaagaatcgaaagagagatccagagaaaaaaccgagtccaaacctgatgataggagaggaagacccgaagaaagcagacgattcgccccccaaacaagatatgaatcgagatacgatcccagagatgacgagaataacttcactccgctaaacaccagccgaactaatgtcctcatgtggatcaaagaaaacgtcaaaaacgtggtatggccaccaaagatgaaagcGGAGATAAGAGACACtagaaagtactgcaaatttcacgacgattacggacatgaaacggatACCTGCAGGGACTTGAAGGTCGAaatcgaaagaatgatcgacacaggcgagctgaggaaatttgtggcccgaaaagagaagagcaatgacaagggagaaaaaagaaacagagaagacaagccgaaagaaaaggaagacgaacgcccatccaaaattctgggaaccatacacatgattaatggtggagggcatagcagctccacgatcaggaggaagcagaggaaggaagtaatgaacatacgagaaactcacatgccgccagtgatcttcgatgtagaagactatgaacacgtcaaagcaccccacaacgatgctttggtagtaactactatcattgaaaattggaacatggagcggatcctaatcgacgaaggaagcgcggtaaacctgatgacaaacgcagcatacaaaatgctgggaggaacagcgtcaaggctacgccgagtcccaatcCCACTATCAGGACTCGGCGGCCCCTCCATCACTCCACtaggagcagtcaccttggaagtaataatcggcccagaaagaggaataaataagaaaatcatgtcactatttaacatagtggacatggaactgacatacaatgccatcctaggaaggcctttcctccatgattcggcagcagtaaccagcataagagcgttggcaatgaaagtaccaaccgaaaagggagtagtgacgctgagaggagaccaaggaatagccaagaagtgctatgacgagtcagtggtggatctccaagaaaaaaagaccgaaaagaaggaagaataggaacgaAAAAtgacccatcatcggtaacgactttccgtcttaccagatggcgtcaaatctatctttaatattttgtatgccatctttttatcaataaaaattcaattttgctaccatctgattagccagacgaaccaataaagaaataaaaatcaagaacagccacgaatggct
This window contains:
- the LOC126688307 gene encoding uncharacterized protein LOC126688307 isoform X1, which translates into the protein MDDYSNDSTDTQVLYFHSQSPPPELGYEKMNGTDQMVEDTEPLDDAVSLDDSSDGTPLVTLDFDSQVVEDSECAEDGLRPLEITEYDKEVVLDSEDEGNSVQQCGTEALIVDESPNVGRDYSRKVARDQEFTELNYTGSQEPRESSQANALEFVDNYLLLNNVDSFRGTTPINIVRKKVSPVSRIKGCQSLAKQLKTRSSGGENGAFNWVDNDYCGGIDFLSKKVAVSPSLDLRPAVDSRKEMSRYNLASELNVENDSVKNSNEVLNKIQLGKDSDAYSIEESASHVFDVGFGTQMAAEAMAALSHSCNCTNNVCECFQNPSQGVAKSEIGLKNSCLQKGMFSDLEDIKEMSKQRESYAYANSSWGYSSYLELDTEFEIPTKRKRSNISAKRLNNEFSAGIPVNKIKEDVTGKLNKKEGEAGSVKLGETINDTVKSGIITYKRKKRSLCAKPSQVLSGRGNCTKGESFAQWKTGSETKKESDSPAKRNNAIMEGSLITYKRKRIVRVDKVLDAEGKLTKLCCNSPDVLKNNEQTQQPCSLEVPSLANSLNYNGWSFRKGKRMPRRRRIHSNGANNMSTNDGIEGEEKPCYEILPKSSLSKELLRLGIPDSKPGLKFKDLRKKMNTSDVKVLFSQHLDDDIIRQQKKIIARLGIAIASCSMDATHFIADHFVRTRNMLEAIALGKPVVTHLWLESCGQASCLIDEKNFILRDAKKEKKLGFSMAASLARATHHSLLKGMSVLITPNVKPDEGMIASLVKAVHGQVMENCQMSGQKIPDDLLILSCEEDYALCVPYIDNGAAVYSSELLLNGIVIQKLEYERHRLFTNQAKRNKRSSTR
- the LOC126688309 gene encoding U1 small nuclear ribonucleoprotein C, translating into MPRYYCDYCDTYLTHDSPSVRKQHNAGYKHKANVRNYYQQFEEQQTQSLIDQRIKEHLGAAFQQVGAAYNQHLLARPRLPVLPTPMMPMAGNPQMMAGFRPPLVLPRPPGPPGYFSAPGMPPMMAPPGTPSLPGQLNGLPRPPMMMPPSSAPGSTTALPPSSGAPSMAPNYQPNPTPPSSGGYDSFNNNQAPESNH
- the LOC126688307 gene encoding uncharacterized protein LOC126688307 isoform X2 → MDDYSNDSTDTQVLYFHSQSPPPELGYEKMNGTDQMVEDTEPLDDAVSLDDSSDGTPLVTLDFDSQVVEDSECAEDGLRPLEITEYDKEVVLDSEDEGNSVQQCGTEALIVDESPNVGRDYSRKVARDQEFTELNYTGSQEPRESSQANALEFVDNYLLLNNVDSFRGTTPINIVRKKVSPVSRIKGCQSLAKQLKTRSSGGENGAFNWVDNDYCGGIDFLSKKVAVSPSLDLRPAVDSRKEMSRYNLASELNVENDSVKNSNEVLNKIQLGKDSDAYSIEESASHVFDVGFGTQMAAEAMAALSHSCNCTNNVCECFQNPSQGVAKSEIGLKNSCLQKGMFSDLEDIKEMSKQRESYAYANSSWGYSSYLELDTEFEIPTKRKRSNISAKRLNNEFSAGIPVNKIKEDVTGKLNKKEGEAGSVKLGETINDTVKSGIITYKRKKRSLCAKPSQVLSGRGNCTKGESFAQWKTGSETKKESDSPAKRNNAIMEGSLITYKRKRIVRVDKVLDAEGKLTKLCCNSPDVLKNNEQTQQPCSLEVPSLANSLNYNGWSFRKGKRMPRRRRIHSNGANNMSTNDGIEGEEKPCYEILPKSSLSKELLRLGIPDSKPGLKFKDLRKKMNTSDVKVLFSQHLDDDIIRQQKKIIARLGIAIASCSMDATHFIADHFVRTRNMLEAIALGKPVVTHLWLESCGQASCLIDEKNFILRDAKKEKKLGFSMAASLARATHHSLLKGMSVLITPNVKPDEGMIASLVKAVHGQVMENCQMSGQKIPDDLLILSCEEDYALCVPYIDNAVYSSELLLNGIVIQKLEYERHRLFTNQAKRNKRSSTR